A region of the Candidatus Omnitrophota bacterium genome:
TTCCACAACCTTATTCCAGGAAACCGCGTAATCCCTGCGGTCGATGACAAAGCGGGTCTCAAAGCCTGCCTTTGTTTTGCCCTCGCCCGCGGGCATGATTCCCAGAAGCTGCACCGGGATTTGAATTTGCTTTGTCACGCCGTGCAAGGTGAAGTCTCCGGTGACAAAGGCCATGCCTGCCTCACTCCCCTGGACTTCGGTGCTCTTGAAGCTTGCTGTGGGGAAATTGCCCACGTCAAAGAAGTCCGGTGAGCGCAAGTGGCCGTCCCGGCTTTCGTTATCGGTGTTGATGCTGCCCACGGCAACTTCGAAATCCACCTGGAGAGTCGCAGGGTCACTTTGTTCCATTTCGATCGTT
Encoded here:
- a CDS encoding YceI family protein, yielding MHRSIASITLAIVIAVMVFVPAAQAATFKVDPAHSAVTFKIRHFVTKVPGRFSQFNGTIEMEQSDPATLQVDFEVAVGSINTDNESRDGHLRSPDFFDVGNFPTASFKSTEVQGSEAGMAFVTGDFTLHGVTKQIQIPVQLLGIMPAGEGKTKAGFETRFVIDRRDYAVSWNKVVEGSGILGDQVELYVSVEADSI